The proteins below come from a single Aegilops tauschii subsp. strangulata cultivar AL8/78 chromosome 6, Aet v6.0, whole genome shotgun sequence genomic window:
- the LOC109734434 gene encoding uncharacterized protein yields MAPKKPPKGKSAFFGVRQKPSGNFGVEFSDAGRRWWIGTYPSAHEAAPAYDVAVWHAERPREHLNFPEIESRAEAEMLVPQGIKMKEIPTKKKTTKKPSVVVSAGETDEEAMVRFAWEHPEYVQAKLEYYWKREADQKKKGAKKEDEAGPSTVIPIESSSEEDWVDFSKEEEEGCDDPDKEEFWAQFRSSDDE; encoded by the coding sequence ATGGCGCCGAAGAAGCCGCCGAAGGGCAAGTCGGCCTTCTTCGGCGTGAGGCAGAAGCCCTCCGGTAACTTCGGAGTGGAGTTCTCCGACGCCGGGAGGCGTTGGTGGATCGGCACGTACCCCTCCGCCCACGAGGCCGCGCCTGCCTACGACGTGGCGGTGTGGCATGCCGAGAGGCCCCGGGAGCACCTCAACTTCCCAGAAATCGAGAGTCGGGCGGAAGCGGAGATGCTTGTGCCGCagggcatcaagatgaaggagATCCCGACGAAGAAGAAGACGACGAAGAAGCCGTCGGTTGTCGTCAGTGCCGGTGAGACCGACGAGGAGGCGATGGTGAGGTTTGCTTGGGAGCATCCCGAGTACGTCCAGGCCAAGCTGGAGTACTACTGGAAGCGTGAGGCGGACCAGAAGAAGAAGGGGGCGAAGAAGGAGGACGAGGCCGGTCCCTCGACGGTGATCCCCATCGAGTCCTCTTCCGAGGAGGACTGGGTAGACTTctcgaaggaggaggaggaggggtgcGACGACCCGGACAAGGAGGAGTTCTGGGCGCAGTTCCGCAGCTCCGACGATGAGTAG